The Streptomyces kanamyceticus genome window below encodes:
- a CDS encoding inositol-3-phosphate synthase, whose amino-acid sequence MGSVRVAIVGVGNCAASLVQGVEYYKDADPDAKVPGLMHVQFGDYHVGDVEFVAAFDVDAKKVGLDLADAIGASENNTIKICDVPNSGVQVQRGHTHDGLGKYYRQTIEESAEAPVDVVQILKDKQVDVLVCYLPVGSEAAAKFYAQCAIDAKVAFVNALPVFIAGTKEWADKFTEAGVPIVGDDIKSQVGATITHRVMAKLFEDRGVRLERTMQLNVGGNMDFKNMLERERLESKKISKTQAVTSQIRDRELGENNVHIGPSDYVAWLDDRKWAYVRLEGRAFGDVPLNLEYKLEVWDSPNSAGVIIDALRAAKIAKDRGIGGPILSASSYFMKSPPVQYFDDEAYENVEKFIKGEVER is encoded by the coding sequence ATGGGTTCGGTTCGCGTAGCCATTGTCGGCGTGGGCAACTGCGCCGCCTCGCTGGTCCAGGGCGTCGAGTACTACAAGGACGCCGACCCGGACGCCAAGGTCCCGGGCCTGATGCACGTCCAGTTCGGCGACTACCACGTCGGTGATGTCGAGTTCGTCGCCGCCTTCGACGTCGACGCGAAGAAGGTCGGCCTCGACCTCGCGGACGCCATCGGCGCCAGCGAGAACAACACCATCAAGATCTGCGACGTGCCGAACTCCGGCGTGCAGGTCCAGCGTGGCCACACCCACGACGGCCTGGGCAAGTACTACCGCCAGACCATCGAGGAGTCCGCCGAGGCGCCGGTCGACGTCGTCCAGATCCTCAAGGACAAGCAGGTCGACGTTCTCGTCTGCTACCTGCCCGTCGGTTCCGAGGCCGCGGCGAAGTTCTACGCCCAGTGCGCCATCGACGCCAAGGTCGCCTTCGTCAACGCCCTGCCGGTCTTCATCGCCGGTACCAAGGAGTGGGCCGACAAGTTCACCGAGGCGGGCGTCCCGATCGTCGGCGACGACATCAAGTCGCAGGTCGGCGCCACCATCACGCACCGTGTGATGGCGAAGCTGTTCGAGGACCGCGGGGTCCGTCTTGAGCGCACCATGCAGCTCAACGTCGGCGGCAACATGGACTTCAAGAACATGCTCGAGCGCGAGCGCCTCGAGTCCAAGAAGATCTCGAAGACGCAGGCCGTCACCTCGCAGATCCGCGACCGCGAGCTGGGCGAGAACAACGTCCACATCGGCCCGTCGGACTACGTCGCGTGGCTCGACGACCGCAAGTGGGCGTACGTCCGCCTCGAGGGCCGCGCCTTCGGTGACGTCCCGCTGAACCTTGAGTACAAGCTCGAGGTCTGGGACTCCCCGAACTCCGCCGGTGTCATCATCGACGCCCTGCGCGCCGCGAAGATCGCCAAGGACCGGGGCATCGGTGGCCCGATCCTCTCCGCGTCCTCGTACTTCATGAAGTCCCCGCCGGTGCAGTACTTCGACGACGAGGCCTACGAGAACGTCGAGAAGTTCATCAAGGGCGAGGTCGAGCGCTAA
- a CDS encoding PadR family transcriptional regulator, which translates to MSRRSGILEFAVLGLLRESPMHGYELRKRLNTSLGVFRAFSYGTLYPCLKTLVANGWLIEESGSTPEDALAAPLAGRRAKIVYRLTAEGKEHFEDLLSQTGPDAYEDEHFAARFAFFGQTSRDVRMRVLEGRRSRLEERLEKMRASLARTRERLDDYTLELQRHGMESVEREVRWLNELIESERAGRDQQRSTPHSSAQQDSTSGESADLPRRRETNPPPDPSDDPAK; encoded by the coding sequence ATGAGCAGGCGCTCCGGCATCCTCGAGTTCGCCGTGCTCGGTCTGCTCCGCGAGTCCCCGATGCACGGCTATGAGCTGCGGAAACGACTCAATACGTCGCTGGGAGTGTTCCGCGCGTTCAGCTACGGGACCCTCTATCCCTGCCTCAAGACGCTGGTCGCCAACGGCTGGTTGATCGAAGAGTCGGGCAGCACGCCTGAAGACGCCCTCGCTGCTCCACTCGCAGGGCGTCGCGCCAAGATCGTCTATCGGTTGACGGCGGAAGGTAAGGAGCACTTCGAGGACCTGCTCTCGCAGACCGGCCCCGACGCGTACGAGGACGAGCACTTCGCCGCCCGCTTCGCCTTCTTCGGGCAGACCTCGCGGGACGTACGCATGCGGGTGCTAGAGGGCCGACGCAGCCGCCTCGAAGAACGCCTGGAGAAGATGCGCGCCTCCCTGGCCCGTACCCGGGAGCGCCTGGACGACTACACGCTTGAGCTGCAGCGACACGGCATGGAATCCGTGGAGCGCGAAGTGCGCTGGCTGAACGAGCTCATCGAGAGCGAGCGGGCGGGGCGGGACCAACAGCGGTCCACCCCCCACAGCTCCGCTCAGCAGGACAGCACATCTGGGGAGTCGGCGGACCTGCCCCGGCGGCGGGAGACCAACCCGCCGCCGGATCCGTCCGATGACCCCGCCAAGTGA
- a CDS encoding transglycosylase domain-containing protein, giving the protein MSEHRRKPPQPQGGGRAAARRGAPGASPGRRAAPRGATGSPSSSYGSQGSGTPDEEDRPYGGRAEARRAAQRSGAAGGRRRAPDGAGGGGRSGGGGRRGGGPGPGGPGRGRGRGAEPPRKKRFIDYPRANKDGLRRWVPSWRLVTGLFIGFLGSLMAVAGIAYALVQVPEVDKAAKAQNNVYYWGDGKQMVATGGERNRQIIDYDDIPKEMRFAVMSAENKTFEKDKGVDPMGITRALVNMAKGGQTQGGSTITQQYVKNARLGDQSQTFTRKFKELFISIKVGRTVRKEDIMAGYLNTAYYGRGAYGIQAAARAYFDKEASELDPSQCALLATVLKGATYYDPAGSPEIDPAASKEDNTARAKKRWSWILDEEVKDGRLTATERDKYRTFPKLQNPRSNADLAGQTGYLVDLAKAYVIKNTNITAEQLQQGGYEIHTTFDRKKVKELEKSVNTVRKEKLNEKLRPKKDTHVQFGGASVDPKDGAIKAIYGGEDATKHFTNNADQTGAQVGSTYKPFVLAAAFKYGVRDPKGVEVQSESERTIVDPKSLYSGKNKLKIQKYNGDVWTDRDGKEWLQRNDGDQDYNPPTYQIDLREAMRESVNSAYVQLGMDVGLDKVKESAMDAGLKDDSSMAGATYPSFSLGTSSPSAIRMAGAYSTFAASGKQNDPYSVKEVEHEGKTVYQHEKKTKQAFDPTVADNVTDVLRTVVDKGTGTSAKLPGRQVAGKTGTTDGNKSAWFVGYTPQLSTAVSMYRLDDNENNKKREFLEMFGTGGEKKIHGASFPARIWQDYMTQALKGEPVKTFPPPGPIGRVVGETPPPPPTPTRTKEPEETTSPTPTHSETTKPPTESPDPGETCDPFDWDCNHDGGAGNGGADGGADGGPGGGTPTATEDPAGGGGNNGNGNGNDGGGGFISGSDG; this is encoded by the coding sequence ATGAGCGAGCACCGTCGCAAACCGCCGCAGCCGCAGGGCGGCGGACGCGCCGCGGCCAGGCGTGGCGCCCCAGGAGCGTCGCCGGGCCGCCGCGCGGCACCGCGGGGCGCCACTGGATCGCCCTCTTCCTCGTACGGATCGCAAGGATCCGGAACGCCGGACGAGGAGGACCGCCCTTATGGAGGCCGGGCCGAAGCCCGCCGCGCGGCACAGCGCAGTGGTGCGGCCGGCGGCCGACGCAGGGCGCCCGACGGCGCCGGCGGCGGCGGACGCTCCGGTGGCGGTGGCCGTCGTGGCGGTGGCCCCGGCCCCGGTGGTCCCGGGCGCGGCAGAGGCCGGGGCGCCGAACCGCCCCGCAAGAAGCGGTTCATCGACTACCCGCGCGCGAACAAGGACGGTCTGCGCCGCTGGGTCCCGTCGTGGCGCCTGGTCACCGGCCTGTTCATCGGTTTCCTCGGCAGCCTGATGGCCGTCGCGGGCATCGCGTACGCGCTGGTGCAGGTGCCGGAGGTAGACAAGGCGGCCAAGGCCCAGAACAACGTCTACTACTGGGGCGACGGCAAGCAGATGGTCGCGACCGGCGGTGAGCGCAACCGCCAGATCATCGACTACGACGACATCCCCAAGGAAATGCGCTTCGCCGTCATGTCGGCGGAGAACAAGACGTTCGAGAAGGACAAGGGCGTCGACCCGATGGGCATCACGCGTGCCCTGGTCAACATGGCCAAGGGCGGGCAGACCCAGGGTGGCTCCACCATCACCCAGCAGTACGTGAAGAACGCGCGCCTGGGCGACCAGTCGCAGACGTTCACCCGTAAGTTCAAAGAGCTCTTCATCTCCATAAAGGTCGGCCGCACGGTCCGCAAGGAAGACATCATGGCGGGGTACCTCAACACCGCCTATTACGGGCGCGGGGCCTACGGCATCCAGGCCGCGGCGCGGGCGTACTTCGACAAGGAAGCCAGCGAGCTGGACCCGAGCCAGTGCGCGCTGCTCGCGACGGTGCTCAAGGGCGCCACCTATTACGACCCGGCGGGCTCCCCCGAGATCGACCCCGCGGCGAGCAAGGAAGACAACACCGCGCGCGCGAAGAAGCGGTGGTCGTGGATCCTCGACGAGGAGGTCAAGGACGGCCGCCTGACCGCCACGGAGCGGGACAAGTACCGGACGTTCCCCAAGCTGCAGAACCCCCGGTCGAACGCCGACCTGGCCGGTCAGACCGGCTACCTTGTGGACCTGGCCAAGGCGTACGTCATCAAGAACACCAACATCACCGCCGAGCAGCTCCAGCAGGGCGGCTACGAGATCCACACGACCTTCGACCGGAAGAAGGTCAAGGAGCTCGAGAAGTCGGTGAACACGGTCCGCAAGGAGAAGCTCAACGAGAAGCTGCGGCCCAAGAAGGACACGCACGTGCAGTTCGGTGGGGCCTCCGTGGATCCGAAGGACGGCGCGATCAAGGCCATCTACGGCGGTGAGGACGCGACGAAGCACTTCACCAACAACGCCGACCAGACCGGTGCCCAGGTCGGTTCGACGTACAAGCCCTTCGTGCTGGCCGCCGCCTTCAAGTACGGCGTCCGCGACCCGAAGGGCGTGGAGGTCCAGAGCGAGTCCGAGCGCACCATCGTCGACCCGAAGAGCTTGTACAGCGGCAAGAACAAGCTCAAGATCCAGAAGTACAACGGTGACGTCTGGACCGACAGGGACGGCAAGGAATGGCTCCAGCGGAACGACGGTGACCAGGACTACAACCCCCCGACCTATCAGATCGACCTGCGCGAGGCGATGCGGGAGTCGGTCAACTCCGCCTATGTGCAGCTCGGCATGGACGTCGGCCTGGACAAGGTGAAGGAGTCGGCGATGGACGCCGGCCTCAAGGACGACAGCTCCATGGCGGGAGCCACTTACCCGTCCTTCTCACTCGGTACCTCCTCGCCGAGCGCGATCCGGATGGCCGGTGCCTACTCCACCTTCGCGGCGAGCGGGAAGCAGAACGACCCGTACTCGGTCAAGGAGGTCGAGCACGAGGGCAAGACGGTCTACCAGCACGAGAAGAAGACCAAGCAGGCCTTCGACCCCACGGTCGCCGACAACGTCACCGACGTGCTGAGGACCGTCGTGGACAAGGGCACCGGCACCTCGGCGAAGCTGCCCGGGCGCCAGGTCGCGGGCAAGACGGGTACCACCGACGGCAACAAGTCCGCCTGGTTCGTCGGCTACACCCCGCAGTTGTCGACGGCGGTCAGCATGTACCGCCTCGACGACAACGAGAACAACAAGAAGCGCGAATTCCTGGAGATGTTCGGCACGGGCGGCGAGAAGAAGATCCACGGCGCCTCGTTCCCCGCGCGGATCTGGCAGGACTACATGACGCAGGCGCTCAAGGGCGAGCCGGTCAAGACCTTCCCGCCGCCCGGGCCGATCGGCAGGGTCGTCGGTGAGACTCCGCCTCCGCCGCCCACCCCGACGAGGACCAAGGAGCCGGAGGAGACCACGTCCCCGACGCCCACGCACTCCGAGACCACGAAACCGCCTACGGAATCGCCCGATCCCGGGGAGACCTGCGACCCGTTCGACTGGGACTGCAACCATGACGGCGGCGCGGGGAACGGCGGTGCCGATGGCGGCGCCGACGGGGGCCCTGGTGGTGGGACACCAACTGCCACCGAGGATCCGGCCGGTGGCGGAGGGAACAACGGGAACGGCAACGGCAATGACGGCGGAGGCGGCTTCATCTCCGGCTCGGACGGCTGA